Proteins encoded together in one Pirellulales bacterium window:
- a CDS encoding nucleotidyltransferase: MAIAHLDADCFYVSAERVRHSYLNKLPVGVLSNQGACVIAKSYELKAKGVTTGMPIWDARPLCPNAIFIKRDFEWYEVLSRQMLGMLQTVSPTVEYYSIDEMFFEAADVDPRQLQQRILRQVRVPVTIGISRTRSLAKLASDNAKPFGCYVATSDEQIAGLLADRPVDEITGIARRSKRKLEAVGIKTCSDFARADRRLIRRLLTKTGESLWWELNGNPVTAISTTRLPHKFISRGGSVGKATAIPELCEAWIIRNVERLIEALDYHLVLCEQVSLAVEFKDASGAGLRASLPSATADYGLIAAATLQMWRRLWQGQTLAYMHVIAERLQSRRCFQRGLFDQPTERQQRLAEAKQQINQRIGRFALRSAATLPLTELYLDRANNYEVCDIHGKTCF; the protein is encoded by the coding sequence ATGGCCATTGCGCATCTTGACGCCGATTGCTTCTACGTTTCCGCCGAGCGGGTGCGGCATTCGTATCTCAACAAGCTGCCGGTAGGCGTATTGTCAAATCAGGGCGCTTGTGTCATCGCCAAAAGCTATGAACTCAAGGCGAAGGGTGTCACTACTGGCATGCCGATTTGGGATGCCCGGCCGCTCTGCCCAAACGCCATCTTCATCAAACGCGATTTTGAGTGGTACGAAGTGCTGTCCCGGCAAATGCTGGGCATGCTGCAAACGGTCAGCCCCACGGTCGAATACTACTCGATCGATGAAATGTTCTTTGAAGCCGCCGATGTGGACCCTCGGCAATTGCAGCAGCGGATTCTCCGCCAAGTGCGCGTTCCTGTTACGATCGGCATTTCCAGGACACGCTCGCTTGCCAAGTTAGCGTCCGACAACGCAAAGCCGTTCGGCTGCTACGTCGCCACGAGCGACGAACAAATTGCAGGCCTACTGGCTGATCGGCCGGTGGACGAGATTACCGGCATTGCCCGCCGCAGCAAACGCAAACTGGAAGCCGTCGGCATCAAAACATGCTCAGACTTTGCCCGAGCCGATCGGCGGCTTATTCGCCGCTTGCTCACCAAAACCGGTGAGAGCCTATGGTGGGAGCTCAACGGCAACCCGGTTACGGCGATCAGCACAACGAGGTTGCCGCACAAATTCATTTCCCGTGGCGGCAGCGTCGGCAAAGCCACTGCCATTCCAGAACTGTGTGAAGCATGGATCATCCGCAACGTCGAGCGGCTGATCGAGGCTCTCGACTATCACTTGGTGTTGTGTGAGCAAGTGTCCCTGGCTGTCGAATTCAAGGATGCCAGCGGGGCCGGGCTCCGGGCCAGTCTGCCCTCGGCGACCGCAGATTACGGTTTGATCGCCGCGGCCACCCTGCAAATGTGGAGACGGCTTTGGCAGGGCCAAACGCTGGCCTACATGCACGTGATCGCGGAGCGGCTACAGAGCCGCCGTTGCTTTCAGCGTGGGCTTTTCGACCAGCCGACGGAACGGCAGCAGCGGCTTGCCGAGGCCAAACAGCAGATCAATCAGCGGATCGGCCGGTTCGCCTTGCGGAGCGCAGCC